In a single window of the Saccharothrix australiensis genome:
- a CDS encoding GNAT family N-acetyltransferase: protein MLAVIQDSLRDSIRGEAERVGPFLVRFDAHTDNVFFNYAVPDADATPTADDVARLVAAFRARSRTPRLEYLRPFPAVDAALAEAGFAVDQLLPMMAVERAALRVPDVPEGVALVDAASDDELADLTDVQHRAFGVESVTREVAIERQRALLDQGGLLVLAVADGIAVGAGAHTAPQRGLAQVAGIGVLPEYRNRGIAGAICGELTARVFAAGLTPFLETEPDGKAGRLYGPIGYRTIGESAAISLR from the coding sequence GTGCTCGCCGTCATCCAGGACTCCCTCCGCGACTCGATCCGGGGCGAGGCCGAACGCGTCGGACCGTTCCTCGTGCGCTTCGACGCCCACACCGACAACGTGTTCTTCAACTACGCGGTGCCCGACGCCGACGCCACGCCGACCGCCGACGACGTCGCCCGGCTCGTCGCGGCCTTCCGGGCCAGGTCACGCACCCCGCGGCTGGAGTACCTGCGGCCGTTCCCGGCGGTGGACGCGGCGCTGGCGGAGGCCGGGTTCGCGGTCGACCAGCTGCTGCCGATGATGGCCGTGGAGCGGGCCGCGCTGCGCGTTCCCGACGTGCCCGAGGGCGTGGCGCTGGTCGACGCGGCCTCCGACGACGAGCTGGCGGACCTCACCGACGTGCAGCACCGGGCCTTCGGTGTGGAATCGGTCACGCGCGAGGTCGCGATCGAGCGGCAGCGGGCGCTGCTCGACCAGGGCGGGCTGCTGGTGCTGGCGGTGGCGGACGGGATCGCGGTGGGCGCGGGCGCGCACACGGCGCCGCAGCGGGGCCTGGCGCAGGTGGCCGGGATCGGCGTGCTGCCGGAGTACCGCAACCGGGGCATCGCGGGCGCGATCTGCGGCGAGCTGACCGCCCGGGTGTTCGCGGCCGGGCTCACGCCGTTCCTGGAGACCGAGCCGGACGGCAAGGCCGGCCGCCTCTACGGCCCGATCGGCTACCGGACCATCGGGGAGTCGGCGGCGATCTCGCTCAGGTGA
- the hrcA gene encoding heat-inducible transcriptional repressor HrcA: protein MNADERRFEVLRAIVADYVSNQEPVGSKALVERHNLGVSSATVRNDMASLEEDGYITQPHTSAGRVPTDKGYRLFVDRLSEVKPLSPAERKAIHSFLEGAYDLDDVLRRSVRLLAQLTRQVAVVQYPTLSRSTVRHIEVLAITPARLMLVLITDTGRVDQRSVDLGDVITEENVARMRTMLNSALVGKRLSDASAEVAELPDRAPAELRDVVLRVSTVLIESLVEHPEERLVLGGTANLTRNVADFPGSLRQVLEALEEQVVVLKLLAAARDPGTVLVHIGEENEAAEMRSTSVVSIGYGSRDNLLGGMGVVGPTRMDYPGTMAAVLAVAGYVGEILTSR from the coding sequence GTGAACGCCGATGAGCGCCGGTTCGAAGTGCTGCGCGCGATCGTCGCCGACTACGTCTCCAACCAGGAGCCCGTCGGGTCGAAAGCGCTGGTCGAACGGCACAACCTGGGTGTGTCCAGCGCGACGGTCCGCAACGACATGGCGTCGCTGGAGGAGGACGGCTACATCACCCAGCCGCACACCAGCGCGGGCCGCGTGCCCACCGACAAGGGCTACCGCCTGTTCGTCGACCGGCTCAGCGAGGTCAAGCCGCTGTCCCCGGCCGAGCGCAAGGCCATCCACAGCTTCCTGGAGGGCGCGTACGACCTGGACGACGTGCTGCGCCGCAGCGTCCGGCTGCTCGCCCAGCTGACCCGCCAGGTCGCGGTCGTGCAGTACCCGACGCTGAGCCGGTCCACCGTGCGGCACATCGAGGTGCTCGCCATCACACCGGCGCGCCTGATGCTGGTGCTGATCACCGACACCGGCCGGGTGGACCAGCGCTCCGTCGACCTGGGCGACGTGATCACCGAGGAGAACGTGGCGCGGATGCGCACCATGCTCAACTCCGCGCTGGTCGGCAAGCGGCTGTCCGACGCCTCCGCCGAGGTCGCCGAGCTGCCCGACCGCGCGCCCGCCGAGCTGCGCGACGTGGTGCTGAGGGTGAGCACGGTGCTCATCGAATCGCTGGTGGAGCACCCGGAGGAGCGGTTGGTGCTGGGTGGCACCGCGAACCTCACCCGGAACGTGGCAGACTTCCCCGGTTCGCTGCGCCAGGTGCTGGAGGCGCTGGAGGAGCAGGTCGTGGTCCTGAAGCTGCTGGCCGCGGCCCGCGACCCCGGCACGGTCCTGGTGCACATCGGCGAGGAGAACGAGGCGGCCGAGATGCGCAGCACCTCTGTCGTGTCCATCGGTTACGGCAGTCGGGACAACCTGCTCGGGGGCATGGGCGTGGTGGGCCCGACGCGGATGGACTACCCGGGGACGATGGCGGCCGTGCTCGCGGTCGCCGGCTACGTCGGGGAAATTCTGACTTCACGGTAG
- the dnaJ gene encoding molecular chaperone DnaJ, protein MARDYYGTLGVSKNATPEEIKRAYRKLARRLHPDVNPNEEARFKEVTAAYEVLSDPKKREIVDRGGDPLQPGGGGGGVHDPFSGFGLGDIMDAFFGATGGGGRGPRSRVQPGSDALIRLAMTLEECAAGASRELTVDTAILCDRCVGSGCAEGSSPVRCDTCGGRGEVQSVQRSFLGQVVTARPCPVCRGFGEVIPEPCLQCAGEGRVRSRRTISVQIPAGVAEGMRVRLAGQGEVGSGGGPAGDLYVEVEEVPHEVFERDGSNLHCSVRIPMTTAALGAVLPLQTLDGEEELEIEPGTQPNTELVLTGRGMPRLRSSGRIDGRGDLHVHLEVVVPTKLDARQAELLRELAVLRGEEEPTLAHNGKGGGGLFSRLRAGRGNR, encoded by the coding sequence GTGGCGAGGGACTACTACGGCACGCTCGGGGTCTCCAAGAACGCGACACCCGAGGAGATCAAGCGCGCCTACCGCAAGCTCGCGCGCCGGCTGCACCCGGACGTCAACCCCAACGAGGAGGCGCGCTTCAAAGAGGTGACGGCCGCCTACGAGGTGCTGTCGGACCCGAAGAAGCGCGAGATCGTCGACCGGGGCGGCGACCCGCTCCAGCCCGGCGGCGGTGGCGGCGGGGTGCACGACCCGTTCTCGGGCTTCGGGCTCGGCGACATCATGGACGCGTTCTTCGGCGCGACGGGTGGCGGCGGGCGCGGTCCGCGGAGCCGGGTGCAGCCCGGTTCGGACGCGCTGATCCGGCTGGCCATGACGCTGGAGGAGTGCGCTGCGGGCGCGTCGCGGGAGCTGACCGTGGACACGGCGATCCTGTGCGACCGGTGCGTGGGCAGCGGCTGCGCCGAGGGCTCGTCCCCGGTGCGCTGCGACACCTGCGGCGGGCGCGGCGAGGTGCAGTCGGTGCAGCGCTCGTTCCTCGGCCAGGTGGTCACGGCGCGGCCGTGCCCGGTCTGCCGCGGGTTCGGCGAGGTCATCCCCGAGCCGTGCCTCCAGTGCGCGGGCGAGGGCCGGGTCCGGTCGCGGCGCACCATCTCGGTGCAGATCCCGGCCGGGGTGGCCGAGGGGATGCGGGTGCGGCTGGCGGGCCAGGGCGAGGTCGGCTCGGGCGGCGGGCCGGCGGGCGACCTGTACGTCGAGGTCGAGGAGGTGCCGCACGAGGTGTTCGAGCGGGACGGCTCGAACCTGCACTGCTCGGTGCGCATCCCGATGACCACGGCCGCGCTGGGCGCGGTGCTGCCGCTGCAGACGCTGGACGGCGAGGAGGAGCTGGAGATCGAGCCGGGCACCCAGCCGAACACCGAGCTGGTGCTCACCGGCCGCGGCATGCCGCGGCTGCGGTCCTCCGGCCGCATCGACGGCCGGGGCGACCTGCACGTGCACCTGGAGGTCGTGGTGCCGACCAAGCTCGACGCGCGGCAGGCGGAGCTGCTGCGGGAGCTGGCGGTGCTGCGCGGCGAGGAGGAGCCGACGCTCGCGCACAACGGCAAGGGCGGCGGGGGCCTGTTCTCGCGGCTGCGGGCCGGCCGCGGCAACCGGTGA
- a CDS encoding 16S rRNA (uracil(1498)-N(3))-methyltransferase, whose translation MTLPVFLVPALPPGPEAVLDGPEGRHAATVRRLRAGEELVLSDGTGAQVRCVVEEALKDALRLRLVERWVVPEPAVRVVVAQALVKGDRGELAVELATEAGVDGVVPWRAARCVAKWEDGPRGAKALERWRATAREAAKQARRARVPSVSEPVGTPALARLAGSATVALVLHESATATLRSAPLPDAGEVLLVVGPEGGVTDDELAVLTAAGAHPVRLGPTVLRASTAAAVALGALGVLTDRWA comes from the coding sequence GTGACGCTGCCGGTCTTCCTCGTCCCGGCGCTGCCGCCGGGCCCGGAGGCGGTGCTGGACGGCCCCGAGGGCAGGCACGCGGCCACCGTGCGGCGGCTGCGCGCGGGCGAGGAACTGGTGCTGTCCGACGGCACCGGCGCGCAGGTCCGCTGCGTGGTCGAGGAGGCGTTGAAGGACGCGCTGCGGCTGCGGCTGGTGGAGCGCTGGGTCGTGCCCGAGCCCGCGGTGCGGGTGGTGGTCGCGCAGGCGCTGGTGAAGGGCGACCGGGGCGAGCTGGCCGTGGAGCTGGCGACCGAGGCGGGCGTGGACGGCGTGGTGCCGTGGCGCGCCGCGCGGTGCGTCGCGAAGTGGGAGGACGGCCCGCGCGGGGCGAAGGCGCTGGAGCGCTGGCGCGCCACCGCGCGGGAAGCCGCGAAGCAGGCGAGGCGGGCCCGCGTGCCGTCGGTCTCCGAACCGGTGGGCACGCCCGCGCTGGCCCGGTTGGCGGGGTCCGCGACGGTCGCGCTGGTGCTGCACGAGTCGGCGACGGCGACCCTGCGCTCGGCGCCGCTGCCCGACGCGGGCGAGGTCCTGCTGGTGGTCGGCCCGGAGGGCGGCGTCACCGACGACGAGCTCGCGGTGCTGACCGCGGCCGGCGCGCACCCCGTCCGACTGGGGCCGACGGTCCTGCGGGCGTCCACGGCGGCGGCGGTCGCGTTGGGAGCGCTGGGTGTGCTGACCGATCGCTGGGCGTGA